GCTGGTGCACGAGCACTTCGGCATGAGCGTGGAACTGGCGAGCCTGGGGGTCAAGGTGTTGCCTTATGACCTGGAGTCGGCCCGGCAACGGGATGGACTGCGTAACTTTCTGTACAACGAGTGTGGCCTGAATGATCAGCAAGTGGCTGTTTAGCGGAGCGCTGTTTTTCGAGGTCGGGAGCTGGGCCAGCCTGACGGCGCAGTTGCCCGACCTGCAGGTCGCGCTGCTGTATGCAATGAGTCACGCCATCGCCTGCGCGCTGCTCACCGCGGCGGTCTGGCTGCTGCTGCCGGCGCGTTATCGGCGGCCGTTGCCCTGGAGCCCGCTGTTCATTTTCAGCCTGGCGTTCTTTGTTCCGCTGCTGGGTTCGGTCGGGGTGATCGCGGCGATCTTTCCGGCGTTGTACCTGCCGCGCAAGCGCGAGGTGCAGATGTGGCAGGCGGTGGGCATTCCCGACCTGCCGTTTCGCGCCCAGACCCAATTGCATTCGCCGACCTTCGGCGACAGCGGCTTGCAGGATGTGCTGCGCCACGCCCCGGACCCCGACCAGCGCCTGGCGGCGTTGCTCGCCACCCGCAGGATGCCGGGCAAGGAAGCGGTGCCGATTCTCAAGCTGGCCCTGGGCGACCCCAGCGACGATGTGCGCCTGCTGGCGTATTCGATGCTCGACAAACAGGAAACCGACATCAACCAGCGGATCCAGGCGTCGCTTGCGCAGTTGCCCGGTGCGGCGCCGAAGAAGGCCGGCGCCTTGCACGCGACCCTGGCGCGCTGGTACTGGGAGCTGGCTTACCTGGGGCTGGCCCAGGGCAGCGTGCAGCAGCACGTGCTGGGCCAGGCCGGTGAACATGCCGAACTGGCGCTGCAGGCGGGCGAGGGCGGCGAACTGCTGTTGCTGGCCGGACGCATCGCCCTTGAACGCGGCGATATCGGCAAGGCCCGGCTGCACATGCACCAGGCCCAGGAGGCGGGCATGGACCCGGGCAAGGTCTTGCCGTTCCAGGCCGAGATCGCCTTTGAAAGTGGCAACTATGCCGAGATTCCCGGGCTGTTGAAGAGCCTGCCGCCGCAAATGCAGCAACGTCCGCCCTTTGCCGGGCTGGTAAGGACCTGGACATGAAAAGCGCCGTCGACCCGACCCCCATTGCCGATGTCTGCCTGCTCCTCGAAGGCACCTGGCCCTATGTGCGCGGTGGCGTCTCCAGCTGGATCCACCAGATGATCCTCGGCCTGCCGCAGTTGACCTTTTCCGTGCTGTTCATCGGGGGCCAGCGTGAAGCCTATGGCCAGCGCCGCTATGAGATTCCGGCCAACGTGGTGCACATCGAGGAGGTCTACCTGGAGGAGGCGTGGCGCAACCCCAGGCACAAGCGCGTGGCCCACAGCGCCTCGCTGGAAGAGCTGAGCAACCTTTACCGGTACCTGCACAACCCGGAGAAACCGCCCGCCGAGCTGGGTATCCGCGTGCTCGATTCCCTGGCCCAGGCGCGGATCACCCTGGACGACGTGCTCTACAGCCGCCCCAGCTGGGAGGCGCTGACCGAAGGCTACGAGCAGCATTGCGCCGATCCGTCCTTCGTCAATTACTTCTGGACCCTGCGCACCATGCAGTCGCCGCTGCTGATGCTGGCCGCCGCGGCCCGGCGCATGCCGCGGGCCCGGGTCCTGCACTCGATTTCCACCGGCTACGCCGGGCTGGTGGGCTGCCTGCTCAAGCAGCTGTGGGGCTGCCAGTTCCTGCTCAGCGAGCACGGCATCTACACCAAGGAACGCAAGATCGACCTGGCCCAGGCCAGCTGGATCGCCGAAAGCAGCAACCAGGCGCTCAACGACAGCATGGACAGCGGTTCGGGCTATATCCGCATGCTCTGGGTGCGCTTTTTCGAGCGCATCGGTCATCTGGTCTACGAGAGCGCCGACCAGATCATTGCCCTGTACGACGGCAATCGCCAACGGCAGATCAAGGACGGCGCGCCGCCGGAGCGCACCCAGGTGATTCCCAACGGCATCAACCTGCAGCTCTGGACCCAGGCCCTTGAGTCCCGTGCCGCCGGCATCGCGCCGGTGGTCGGGCTGATCGGCCGGGTGGTGCCGATCAAGGACGTGAAGACCTTCCTGCGGGCCATGCGCGGCGTGGTCAGCGTCATGCCCCAGGTGGAGGGCTGGATCGTCGGCCCGGAAGAGGAGGACCCGGAGTACGTCGCCGAGTGTCGCAGCCTGGTGGCCAGTCTCGGCCTGGAACAGAAGGTGCTGTTCCTCGGCTTCCAGAAAATCCAGGACATCCTGCCGCAACTGGGCCTGATGGTCCTGACCTCCATCAGCGAGGCCCAGCCGCTGGTGATTCTCGAAGCCTGGGCCGCCGGCACGCCGGTGGTCAGCAGCGACGTCGGCTCCTGCCGGGAGCTGATCGAGGGCGGCGCAGCGGCCGACCGCGATCTGGGACTGGCCGGGGAGGTGGTGGCGATCGCCGATCCCCAGGCCACGTCCCAGGCGATCATCGATCTGCTGCGCAGCCCCGAACGCTGGCAGTCGGCCCAGGCCGCCGGCCTGGCACGGGTGCACCGCTACTACAGCGAAACCCTGATGATCGAGCGCTATCGCACGCTGTATGACAACGCCATGGGCGCCACACACAAGGAGGCTGGGTAAATGGCCGGCATCGGTTTCGAACTGCGCAAGATTCTCTCCCGCGACTCCTACACCGCGACCCTGCATGCCTATGTCTACGCCGGCCTGATCAGTTCCGGGCCCTGGGTGCTGTCGATTCTCAGCGTGATGCTGGTGGGGGTGATCAGCCTCGGGCTGGTGGTGCCGGAGGTGCTGATCCGCCAGTTTCTGATCACCGTGACCTACCTGATGGCCACCTCGCTGATCCTCACCGGCGGCTTGCAGCTGTTTTTCACCCGTTTCGTCTCCGACCGCCTGTTCGAGCGCAAGTACGAGCAGATCCTGCCGAACCTGATCGGTGTGCTGTTGCTGGTGACCCTGGGCTCCGGCGTGCTGGGCATCCTGCTGCTGGTCACCCTGTTCGACCAGCCGCTGATCTACCGCCTGATGACCCTGGCCAACTTCGTGGTGCTGTGCAATCTGTGGCTGGTGATCATCTTCCTCTCGGGGATGAAGGCCTATAACCGCATCCTGCTGGTGATGCTGGCGGGCTACGCACTGATGGTGGGCAGCGCGTTCTTCCTGCGGCACATGGGCATGGAAGGGCTGCTGCTGGCGTTGTTGCTGGGGCACAGCTCGCTGCTGTTCCTGTTCCTGTACGACATCCTGCGCGAGTACCGCGCGGAAAAGCTGGTGGCCTTCGACTTCCTCGACCGCCGCCAGGTGTTTGTCAGCCTGCTGCTGACCGGGCTTTGCTACAACCTGGGGATCTGGATCGACAAGTTCATCTTCTGGTTCAACCCGGACACCTCCAGCCAGGTGATCGGGCCGCTGCGGGCGTCGATTCTGTATGACCTGCCGATCTTCCTCGCCTACCTGGCGATCATTCCCGGCATGGCGGTGTTCCTGGTGCGGATCGAAACCGACTTCGCCGAGTGGTACGACCGGCTGTTTCGCGCCGTGCGCGACGGCGAAACCCTGCAGCACATCGGTTCGCTGAAAGCCGAGATGACCTTCTCGATCCGCCAGGGCCTGCTGGAAATCTGCAAGGTCCAGGGCCTGACCGTGGTCCTGCTGTTTCTGTTCGGGCCGCGCCTGCTGGAGTGGCTGGGGATGTCCAGCTACTACCTGCCGCTGTTCTACATCGACCTGATCGGAGTGAGCATCCAGGTGGTGTTCATGGCGATCCTCAACGTGTTCTTCTACCTCGACAAACGGGCGATCGTGCTGGAGCTGTGCCTGTTCTTCGTCGCCCTCAACGCCGGGT
This genomic stretch from Pseudomonas sp. Os17 harbors:
- a CDS encoding HEAT repeat domain-containing protein, whose product is MISKWLFSGALFFEVGSWASLTAQLPDLQVALLYAMSHAIACALLTAAVWLLLPARYRRPLPWSPLFIFSLAFFVPLLGSVGVIAAIFPALYLPRKREVQMWQAVGIPDLPFRAQTQLHSPTFGDSGLQDVLRHAPDPDQRLAALLATRRMPGKEAVPILKLALGDPSDDVRLLAYSMLDKQETDINQRIQASLAQLPGAAPKKAGALHATLARWYWELAYLGLAQGSVQQHVLGQAGEHAELALQAGEGGELLLLAGRIALERGDIGKARLHMHQAQEAGMDPGKVLPFQAEIAFESGNYAEIPGLLKSLPPQMQQRPPFAGLVRTWT
- the pelF gene encoding GT4 family glycosyltransferase PelF yields the protein MKSAVDPTPIADVCLLLEGTWPYVRGGVSSWIHQMILGLPQLTFSVLFIGGQREAYGQRRYEIPANVVHIEEVYLEEAWRNPRHKRVAHSASLEELSNLYRYLHNPEKPPAELGIRVLDSLAQARITLDDVLYSRPSWEALTEGYEQHCADPSFVNYFWTLRTMQSPLLMLAAAARRMPRARVLHSISTGYAGLVGCLLKQLWGCQFLLSEHGIYTKERKIDLAQASWIAESSNQALNDSMDSGSGYIRMLWVRFFERIGHLVYESADQIIALYDGNRQRQIKDGAPPERTQVIPNGINLQLWTQALESRAAGIAPVVGLIGRVVPIKDVKTFLRAMRGVVSVMPQVEGWIVGPEEEDPEYVAECRSLVASLGLEQKVLFLGFQKIQDILPQLGLMVLTSISEAQPLVILEAWAAGTPVVSSDVGSCRELIEGGAAADRDLGLAGEVVAIADPQATSQAIIDLLRSPERWQSAQAAGLARVHRYYSETLMIERYRTLYDNAMGATHKEAG
- the pelG gene encoding exopolysaccharide Pel transporter PelG, giving the protein MAGIGFELRKILSRDSYTATLHAYVYAGLISSGPWVLSILSVMLVGVISLGLVVPEVLIRQFLITVTYLMATSLILTGGLQLFFTRFVSDRLFERKYEQILPNLIGVLLLVTLGSGVLGILLLVTLFDQPLIYRLMTLANFVVLCNLWLVIIFLSGMKAYNRILLVMLAGYALMVGSAFFLRHMGMEGLLLALLLGHSSLLFLFLYDILREYRAEKLVAFDFLDRRQVFVSLLLTGLCYNLGIWIDKFIFWFNPDTSSQVIGPLRASILYDLPIFLAYLAIIPGMAVFLVRIETDFAEWYDRLFRAVRDGETLQHIGSLKAEMTFSIRQGLLEICKVQGLTVVLLFLFGPRLLEWLGMSSYYLPLFYIDLIGVSIQVVFMAILNVFFYLDKRAIVLELCLFFVALNAGLTLLSLHLGPSYFGYGFTLSLLVCVLLGLARLSTALDDLEYETFMLSR